A single Vigna radiata var. radiata cultivar VC1973A chromosome 8, Vradiata_ver6, whole genome shotgun sequence DNA region contains:
- the LOC106770983 gene encoding coiled-coil domain-containing protein 94 homolog isoform X1: protein MGERKVLNKYYPPDFDPSKLPRARRPKNQQIKVRMMLPMSIRCNTCGNYIYKGTKFNSRKEDVIGETYLGIQIFRFYFKCTKCSAEVTMKTDPQNSDYIVESGATRNFEPWRAEDEEADKMKQKRDAEEMGDAMKSLENRTLDSKREMDILAALDEMKSMKSRHATVSVDEMLEALQRTAADKEKRLEEEDEAMIKSVVFHNSGGYVKRIRDEDIEAEEQLDAISHGHGETSYNMKKQKMSEDHPSKPTDSLTKATLDDYGKQENERNGGKLNSLVKISVIKKSDVKSPTEPEQEKKDIKTNTGLQSLCQNYGSDEDED from the exons atggGAGAGAGGAAGGTTTTAAACAAGTATTACCCTCCGGACTTTGATCCCTCCAAGCTTCCCAGAGCCAGAAGGCCTAAGAACCAGCAGATTAAGGTTCGCATGATGCTTCCCATGAGCATTCGATGTAATACTTGTGGCAACTACATCTACAAAGGCACCAAGTTCAATTCCAGAAAAGAAGATGTCATTGGCGAG ACGTATCTTGGAATTCAAATATTCAGATTCTATTTCAAATGCACCAAATGTTCAGCTGAAGTTACCATGAAGACTGATCCGCAAAATTCAGATTATATTGTTGAATCCGGTGCAACCAGAAATTTTGAACCTTGGCGTGCAGAAGACGAAGAAGCTGATAAAATGAAACAGAAGAGGGATGCTGAAGAGATGGGAGATGCTATGAAATCATTGGAAAATAGAACCTTGGATTCTAAAAGGGAGATGGACATCCTAGCTGCATTGGATGAGATGAAGTCAATGAAG TCTAGGCATGCAACTGTTTCTGTTGATGAAATGTTGGAGGCTCTGCAGCGTACAGCAGCTGATAAG GAGAAGAGgctggaagaagaagatgaagcaatGATAAAATCGGTTGTCTTCCAT AATTCAGGAGGTTATGTTAAAAGAATTCGTGATGAAGATATTGAAGCCGAAGAGCAATTAGATGCTATTTCTCATGGACATGGCGAAACAAGTTATAATATGAAG AAGCAAAAGATGTCTGAAGATCATCCAAGCAAACCAACCGACTCTCTGACAAAAGCTACTTTGGATGATTATGGCAAACAAG AAAACGAACGCAATGGTGGAAAACTTAATTCTTTGGTGAAAATTTCTGTCATCAAGAAATCGGATGTTAAAAGTCCTACAGAACCAGAACAGgagaaaaaagatattaaaacaaatactGGACTACAATCTTTGTGTCAAAATTATGGAAGCGACGAGGATGAGGATTAG
- the LOC106770983 gene encoding coiled-coil domain-containing protein 94 homolog isoform X2, with translation MGERKVLNKYYPPDFDPSKLPRARRPKNQQIKVRMMLPMSIRCNTCGNYIYKGTKFNSRKEDVIGETYLGIQIFRFYFKCTKCSAEVTMKTDPQNSDYIVESGATRNFEPWRAEDEEADKMKQKRDAEEMGDAMKSLENRTLDSKREMDILAALDEMKSMKSRHATVSVDEMLEALQRTAADKEKRLEEEDEAMIKSVVFHNSGGYVKRIRDEDIEAEEQLDAISHGHGETSYNMKKQKMSEDHPSKPTDSLTKATLDDYGKQGMYFSRVYQLDRCIEIHQCIRNAKLTCFGYL, from the exons atggGAGAGAGGAAGGTTTTAAACAAGTATTACCCTCCGGACTTTGATCCCTCCAAGCTTCCCAGAGCCAGAAGGCCTAAGAACCAGCAGATTAAGGTTCGCATGATGCTTCCCATGAGCATTCGATGTAATACTTGTGGCAACTACATCTACAAAGGCACCAAGTTCAATTCCAGAAAAGAAGATGTCATTGGCGAG ACGTATCTTGGAATTCAAATATTCAGATTCTATTTCAAATGCACCAAATGTTCAGCTGAAGTTACCATGAAGACTGATCCGCAAAATTCAGATTATATTGTTGAATCCGGTGCAACCAGAAATTTTGAACCTTGGCGTGCAGAAGACGAAGAAGCTGATAAAATGAAACAGAAGAGGGATGCTGAAGAGATGGGAGATGCTATGAAATCATTGGAAAATAGAACCTTGGATTCTAAAAGGGAGATGGACATCCTAGCTGCATTGGATGAGATGAAGTCAATGAAG TCTAGGCATGCAACTGTTTCTGTTGATGAAATGTTGGAGGCTCTGCAGCGTACAGCAGCTGATAAG GAGAAGAGgctggaagaagaagatgaagcaatGATAAAATCGGTTGTCTTCCAT AATTCAGGAGGTTATGTTAAAAGAATTCGTGATGAAGATATTGAAGCCGAAGAGCAATTAGATGCTATTTCTCATGGACATGGCGAAACAAGTTATAATATGAAG AAGCAAAAGATGTCTGAAGATCATCCAAGCAAACCAACCGACTCTCTGACAAAAGCTACTTTGGATGATTATGGCAAACAAGGTATGTACTTTTCACGTGTTTATCAACTAGATAGATGCATCGAAATTCACCAATGCAT TAGGAATGCAAAGTTAACATGTTTTGGTTATTTGTAG